TTCTCAAGCTTTCCGGGATTTTTAATTTTTTTATTTTTACAAACACTTTTTCTATACCTTTATCTTTATCACAAAAAGTCATACTTCTGAACAATAGAATCATATCATAAAAAATCTACATAGAAAACAGAACATAGCAGTCTGATAAAGAATAATACAGGCTATTAAATTCCCAAATAATTTTGCAAACAAAGTTCGTATGCGTAAAATAAACCGATCTTACCGGTTAAAGGAATAACCCCTCTCAAGTTGAAGCCCATTCGATGGTATAATTTCTGTGCTGAACGATTTTCGGAAAACGTATCGAGTCGTGCCGTACGATAACCGTTTGCGCGCATGCGTTCGATGACATTTCGCAATATTTCTTCACCGAGATGTTCGCCCCTGCGACAGGGATCTACAAAAAGCCGGTGGATATAAAACACGGGCGTTTGTCCCTCCCACAAAACACAGTTATAATGGTCGTCATGTATTTCATTTACCGAAACAGCACCTAATAAGTCCCCCGTTCCCGATTCAAGCACATACATCTCCCCGCGCAGAATATCATTTCTAAAAACCTCTTCCGTTGGATAAGACTCGCTCCAACTAAATCCGGGATACTTATACCCGAGCATTTTTTGCTTTAATGCATATACCCGCGAGACATCATCTAAGACCGCTTTACGAAATTCAAGCATGTTCTCATTTATCTTTAAGAACCGGGAGTAACGGGTTCCCATTTAAAAAGTTTATCCGACGGCCGAATTTTCTCATCGAGTTTAATCGAAAAACGTTCCCCTTTTACCGTTTCCGGAACAGATTTTAGATCAACGCGTATTTCATCGACAATTTTCGTTACAGCCCCTGTCGTCGGCCCCGTGATTAAAATCTCATCACCCACTTTCAGGGAATTTGTCTCCATCTGGAATTCGGCCACACCCAGTTTCGAGAAATATTTAATCCCTTTACCGAGATAAACCTTTCTTTTTGTCGCTCCAGAACCATAATTACGACTCCATTCCCCAAGGCGCTGCCCCAAATAATAACCGTTCCAGAATCCCCGATTAAAAACTGTCGCGAGACGGTCGTCCCATGTAGCAATCTTTTCATCAGTAAAAGTACCCTCTACACAAGACTCAATCGCTTCACGATAACATTCTACTACCGTACGCACGTATTCGGCGCTTCGTGCCCGTCCCTCTATTTTAAATACCCGTACACCCGACTCTACCATTTTATTTATAAAATGTATCGTTTTCAGATCCTTGGGAGACATGATATATTCGTTTTCTATATCGAGCTCTACTTCACTGTCGCGATCTTTAACCGTATATGCGCGCCGGCATATCTGCATACAAGCTCCACGGTTAGCAGAAGCGTTCATTTCATGCAAACTCAGATAACATTTTCCCGACACCGCCATACATAAAGCCCCGTGGCAAAACATTTCTATCCGCATGAGATTACCACCGGGTCCTTTAATTTGTTCATCACATATCGCCTTGTATATCGCGGTCACCTGCTCCAGGTTCAATTCTCGGGCCAATACAGCCACATCTGCAAACTGAGCATAAAATTTCAACGCCTCGGCATTCGAAATATTCAATTGCGTAGAAAGATGCACCTCTACCCCGATGCTGCGGGCATACATCATAGCCGCTACGTCACTGGCTATAATAGCCGAAATTCCGGCTTTTCCGGCAGCATCGATAATTTGCCTCATAAGATCGAGATCGTTATCGTATATGACCGTGTTTACGGTAAGGTAACTCTTCATTCCGTTTTCACGACAAATGCGGGCGATCTCATGCAGATCTTCCATCGTAAAATTATTCGATGAGCGAGCCCGCATATTCAATCCCTCGATCCCGAAATATACCGAATCGGCTCCTCCTTGTATGGCAGCAGTCAACGATTCATAGGAACCTACCGGAGCCATAATTTCAAAATCGGATATCTTCATTTAATTATAATATTGTCAGAAAAATTACTTTCCGGTAATAATCTTTCGTATTTCGTTTAGTTTATTCAAAGCCTCCATAGGAGTAAGATTATTGATATCGAGGGTAACGATTTCATCCCGAATCTGACTCAATACCGGATCATCGAGCTGAAAGAAACTCAATTGCATCCCTTCCCGTTGTGTCGCAATTTCCCGGGTAGGTTTCGATATCCCGTTATTCTGATTATCGCTTTCGAGCTGTTTCAATATCTGTCCGGCTCGTTTTACAATGCTTTGAGGCATCCCCGCCATTTTAGCGACATGTATACCAAAACTATGTTCACTCCCTCCTCTTACGAGTTTCCTCAGGAAAATCACTTTATTATCTACCTCTTTTACCGACACATTAAAATTAGCGATACGTTTATAAGTTCGCTCCATTTCATTCAACTCATGATAATGGGTAGCGAAAAGAGTCTTGGCTCGTGCCCGGGGATGTTCGTGAATATGCTCTACAATGGCCCAAGCGATAGAAATACCGTCATATGTACTCGTGCCGCGTCCTAATTCGTCAAACAAAACAAGACTACGGTTCGAAAGGTTGTTCAGAATATCTGCAGCCTCGTTCATTTCTACCATAAAAGTAGATTCACCAAGAGATATATTATCAGATGCGCCCACACGGGTAAATACTTTATCTACAACTCCGATACGGGCAGCTTCCGCCGGAACGAAACACCCGATCTGAGCCAAGATCACAATAAGAGCCGTCTGCCTGAGTAATGCCGACTTTCCCGCCATATTGGGTCCTGTTATCATAATAATTTGTTGAGTATCATTATTTAACAGAACATTATTGGAAACATACTTTTCACCGGGAGGAAGTTGTTTTTCGATCACAGGATGACGGCCTTCCTTGATATCGATCTCATCACTTTCATTTACTTCAGGGCGTATATATTTGTTTTCTCGCGCAATCGTAGCGAAAGACAGCAGACAATCGAGCCTTGCGATTAAATTAGCATTGTGCTGTATTGCCGGAATATATTCGGTTAGCGCAACGACCAATTCGTTAAACAATCGCGTTTCGAGAGAAAGAATCTTTTCCTCGGCCCCCAATATTTTCTCTTCATACTCTTTTAATTCTTGGGTAATATACCGCTCCGCATTTACCAATGTCTGTTTCCTTATCCACTCTTCCGGAACTTTATCTTTATGAGTATTACGTA
The sequence above is a segment of the Coprobacter tertius genome. Coding sequences within it:
- a CDS encoding peptidase U32 family protein codes for the protein MKISDFEIMAPVGSYESLTAAIQGGADSVYFGIEGLNMRARSSNNFTMEDLHEIARICRENGMKSYLTVNTVIYDNDLDLMRQIIDAAGKAGISAIIASDVAAMMYARSIGVEVHLSTQLNISNAEALKFYAQFADVAVLARELNLEQVTAIYKAICDEQIKGPGGNLMRIEMFCHGALCMAVSGKCYLSLHEMNASANRGACMQICRRAYTVKDRDSEVELDIENEYIMSPKDLKTIHFINKMVESGVRVFKIEGRARSAEYVRTVVECYREAIESCVEGTFTDEKIATWDDRLATVFNRGFWNGYYLGQRLGEWSRNYGSGATKRKVYLGKGIKYFSKLGVAEFQMETNSLKVGDEILITGPTTGAVTKIVDEIRVDLKSVPETVKGERFSIKLDEKIRPSDKLFKWEPVTPGS
- a CDS encoding GNAT family N-acetyltransferase, producing MLEFRKAVLDDVSRVYALKQKMLGYKYPGFSWSESYPTEEVFRNDILRGEMYVLESGTGDLLGAVSVNEIHDDHYNCVLWEGQTPVFYIHRLFVDPCRRGEHLGEEILRNVIERMRANGYRTARLDTFSENRSAQKLYHRMGFNLRGVIPLTGKIGLFYAYELCLQNYLGI